A stretch of the Gossypium hirsutum isolate 1008001.06 chromosome D07, Gossypium_hirsutum_v2.1, whole genome shotgun sequence genome encodes the following:
- the LOC107932206 gene encoding lycopene epsilon cyclase, chloroplastic, producing the protein MMIATSVGARKFSAVAVSKSATWRSRRRKDPVSTKMAVSNNQRLISLEVSGSGAARESYVAVNEDFADEEDYVKAGGSQLLFVQMQQHKEMDEQSKLADKLPPISIGDNILDLVVIGSGPAGLALAAESAKLGLNVGLISPDLPFTNNYGLWEDEIKDLGLEKCMEHVWPNTIVYLDDDKPITIGRAYGRVDRRLLHDELLKRCVESGVMYLNSKVESIVEATDGHNLVACEYEHVVPCRLVVVASGAASGKLLQYEVGGPRVAMQSAYGIEVKVENNPYDPSMMVFMDYRDYAKEQVPCLGDQYPSFLYGMPMSSTRVFFEETCLALKEVMPMDFLKKKLMSRLLAMGIRIVKVYEEEWSYVPLGGSLPNMKQKNLAFGAAASMVHPATGYSIARSLSEAPRYASVIAKILKRDYSKGFLTFERNNWNMSIEAWNTLWPQERKRQRSFFLFGLALLLQLDTEGSRTFFRIFFRLPSWMWQGFLGSTLSSIDLVVFAFSMFVIAPMDMKMLLIRHLLKDPTATTMISTYLTF; encoded by the exons ATGATGATAGCGACGTCTGTCGGAGCTCGGAAATTCTCGGCCGTGGCCGTTTCTAAGTCCGCCACTTGGAGGTCTCGGAGGAGAAAAGATCCGGTGAGTACGAAAATGGCGGTTTCGAATAATCAACGGTTGATTTCATTGGAGGTGAGTGGTAGCGGAGCGGCGAGGGAGAGTTACGTGGCGGTTAATGAAGATTTCGCCGATGAAGAAGATTACGTAAAAGCCGGCGGATCTCAACTTCTCTTCGTTCAAATGCAACAGCATAAGGAAATGGATGAGCAATCGAAGTTAGCGGACAAG TTACCACCAATATCAATCGGAGATAATATACTAGACCTAGTGGTTATCGGCAGTGGACCAGCTGGTCTTGCCCTTGCTGCAGAGTCAGCTAAGTTGGGTTTAAATGTTGGACTAATAAGCCCTGACCTTCCTTTCACCAATAATTATGGATTGTGGGAGGATGAGATTAAAG ATCTTGGACTCGAAAAGTGTATGgagcatgtttggccgaatacaATAGTATACCTCGATGATGATAAGCCCATCACCATTGGTCGTGCTTATGGACGTGTCGATCGACGTTTGCTCCATGACGAGTTGTTGAAGAG GTGTGTCGAATCAGGCGTAATGTATCTTAACTCAAAGGTTGAATCAATTGTCGAAGCTACCGATGGTCATAATCTCGTAGCCTGCGAATACGAGCATGTTGTTCCTTGCAG GCTTGTTGTTGTTGCTTCAGGAGCAGCTTCTGGTAAATTATTGCAATATGAGGTGGGAGGTCCAAGGGTCGCCATGCAATCCGCGTACGGAATCGAGGTTAAG GTGGAGAACAATCCTTATGATCCTAGCATGATGGTATTCATGGATTATAGAGACTATGCTAAAGAACAAGTTCCATGTTTAGGAGATCAGTATCCTTCATTCCTTTATGGCATGCCCATGTCATCAACAAGAGTTTTCTTTGAG GAAACTTGTTTGGCTTTAAAAGAGGTCATGCCTATGGATTTCTTGAAGAAGAAGCTAATGTCAAGGTTACTGGCCATGGGAATCCGGATTGTAAAAGTTTACGAAGAG GAGTGGTCTTATGTTCCGCTCGGCGGTTCCTTGCCGAACATGAAACAGAAGAACCTTGCATTCGGTGCTGCCGCAAGCATGGTGCATCCTGCTACTGGTTATTCAATTGCCAGATCATTATCTGAGGCTCCGAGATACGCTTCCGTGATCGCGAAAATCCTAAAGAGAGATTATTCGAAAGGCTTTCTTACTTTTGAAAGAAATAATTGGAATATGTCAATTGAAG CTTGGAATACTCTTTGGCCACAAGAAAGGAAACGGCAAAGGTCATTCTTTCTCTTTGGGTTAGCACTCCTATTGCAGCTGGATACCGAAGGCAGCCGAACATTCTTCCGCATATTCTTCCGTTTGCCAAGTTG GATGTGGCAAGGGTTTCTCGGTTCGACTCTTTCTTCGATCGATCTCGTCGTATTTGCCTTTTCTATGTTCGTTATAGCACCAATGGATATGAAAATGTTGCTTATTAGGCACTTGCTCAAGGATCCAACTGCAACAACTATGATAAGTACATATCTCACATTTTAG
- the LOC107932243 gene encoding heat stress transcription factor A-2-like (The RefSeq protein has 1 frameshift compared to this genomic sequence) — protein MVAWEHDNGGGELSYTTGFLNEPTGNGDQTESSIVKEEPDEEMRLFDDMINGVGDWNNSWPSASLPDVLPKPMEGLNDLGPPPFLRKTFEMVEDPKTDPIVSWSSGRNSFVVWDCHRFSENLLPKYFKHKNFSSFVRQLNTYGFRKIDSDRWEFANEGFKGGRKHLLKNIKRRSRYNKQQRGGVICIDNSTNSRVGLEADVEVLKQDHTSLQMEVSKLRQQQEDSNHRLSIVEERIQFAECKQRRMCSFLAKMIKYPNFIQQLLHKRKELDHEKKFKKRRRLLETQATTNPIEEPMDPIQDEEFLVSMDDRVVPEMSTNEEVDVNDSKIYVELKQLVNWKPCS, from the exons atggtaGCTTGGGAGCATGATAATGGCGGTGGTGAATTGAGCTACACGACTGGGTTTTTGAATGAACCGACCGGAAATGGGGATCAAACCGAGTCAAGTATCGTCAAGGAAGAGCCGGATGAAGAAATGAGGCTCTTCGATGATATGATTAACGGCGTCGGAGATTGGAACAATTCGTGGCCGTCAGCGAGTTTGCCGGATGTTTTGCCGAAGCCAATGGAAGGGTTAAACGATTTGGGTCCGCCGCCGTTTTTGAGGAAAACGTTTGAAATGGTGGAGGATCCGAAAACCGACCCGATTGTTTCATGGAGCTCCGGTCGTAATAGCTTCGTCGTTTGGGATTGTCACCGGTTCTCTGAAAATCTACTGCCTAAATATTTCAAGCACAAGAATTTCTCCAGTTTTGTTCGTCAACTCAACACTTAC ggttttaggaagATTGATTCAGACAGATGGGAGTTTGCAAATGAAGGGTTTAAAGGAGGAAGGAagcatttattaaaaaatattaagagaAGAAGTAGATATAATAAGCAGCAACGAGGAGGAGTTATTtgcattgataattcaactaataGTAGAGTTGGATTAGAAGCTGATGTTGAGGTTCTAAAGCAAGATCACACTTCATTACAAATGGAAGTATCGAAACTTAGACAACAACAAGAGGACTCGAATCATCGGCTAAGCATCGTTGAGGAGCGGATTCAATTCGCCGAGTGTAAGCAACGACGGATGTGCAGCTTCTTAGCTAAAATGATCAAATACCCCAACTTCATTCAACAGTTGCTTCACAAACGGAAAGAGCTTGATCATGAAAAGAAGTTTAAAAAAAGGAGGAGATTGCTTGAGACCCAAGCCACAACGAACCCTATAGAAGAACCTATGGACCCAATTCAAGATGAAGAGTTTTTGGTTTCCATGGATGATAGGGTTGTACCAGAGATGTCAACAAATGAA GAGGTAGATGTGAATGATTCAAAGATTTATGTTGAATTAAAGCAGTTGGTGAATTGGAAGCCATGTAGCTAG
- the LOC121219220 gene encoding telomere repeat-binding factor 4, whose protein sequence is MGNPKQKWTAEEEEALRAGVAKYGKGNWKLIQRDPELSPFLFARSNIDLKDKWRNLSGGPGGHGSREKSRASKPKPSSDGSQGAVVVKQTALPKPLVDDSSKSFAPNRYNEMIIEAISALKEPNGSDNRAIVGYIEQRQEVPQSFKKQLCSRLKRLVAIEKLEKVQNRYKIRKDETFGMKTASPKQKGTKLKQSQNPGHKTCDAVEEASMTAAYLIAEAENKSFVAAEAVKEAERVSKMAEDADSLLQLAKEIFETCSQGEIVLVA, encoded by the exons ATGGGGAATCCAAAGCAGAAGTGGACGGCGGAGGAAGAAGAAGCATTAAGGGCGGGAGTGGCCAAATACGGCAAAGGGAATTGGAAATTAATTCAAAGAGACCCTGAGTTAAGCCCTTTCCTCTTTGCTCGCTCCAACATTGATCTCAAG GACAAGTGGCGGAACTTGAGTGGTGGTCCCGGCGGCCATGGTTCACGGGAAAAATCAAGGGCGTCGAAGCCCAAGCCGAGCTCCGACGGTTCGCAGGGCGCTGTTGTTGTTAAGCAAACTGCATTGCCTAAACCACTTGTTGATGATTCTTCGAAAAGCTTTGCTCCAAA CCGGTACAATGAAATGATTATTGAAGCCATATCAGCGTTGAAAGAGCCAAACGGATCAGATAACAGAGCGATTGTCGGCTACATTGAG CAAAGGCAAGAGGTACCTCAAAGTTTTAAGAAGCAGTTATGTTCAAGGTTGAAAAGGCTGGTTGCTATAGAAAAACTAGAAAAG GTGCAAAATCGGTACAAGATACGAAAAGATGAGACATTCGGGATGAAGACGGCAAGCCCAAAACAAAAAGGCACGAAGCTTAAGCAGTCGCAAAATCCTGGTCATAAAACTTGCGATGCAGTTGAAGAAGCTTCAATGACTGCTGCCTATCTTATTGCTGAAGCAGAAAATAAGTCATTTGTTGCAGCTGAAGCAGTTAAAGAGGCAGAACGAGTCTCGAAAATGGCTGAAGATGCAGATTCACTACTACAGTTGGCCAAAGAGATTTTTGAAACAT GTTCTCAAGGTGAAATTGTGCTGGTAGCATAA
- the LOC107932243 gene encoding heat stress transcription factor A-2-like isoform X1 yields MVAWEHDNGGGELSYTTGFLNEPTGNGDQTESSIVKEEPDEEMRLFDDMINGVGDWNNSWPSASLPDVLPKPMEGLNDLGPPPFLRKTFEMVEDPKTDPIVSWSSGRNSFVVWDCHRFSENLLPKYFKHKNFSSFVRQLNTYGFRKIDSDRWEFANEGFKGGRKHLLKNIKRRSRYNKQQRGGVICIDNSTNSRVGLEADVEVLKQDHTSLQMEVSKLRQQQEDSNHRLSIVEERIQFAECKQRRMCSFLAKMIKYPNFIQQLLHKRKELDHEKKFKKRRRLLETQATTNPIEEPMDPIQDEEFLVSMDDRVVPEMSTNERGRCE; encoded by the exons atggtaGCTTGGGAGCATGATAATGGCGGTGGTGAATTGAGCTACACGACTGGGTTTTTGAATGAACCGACCGGAAATGGGGATCAAACCGAGTCAAGTATCGTCAAGGAAGAGCCGGATGAAGAAATGAGGCTCTTCGATGATATGATTAACGGCGTCGGAGATTGGAACAATTCGTGGCCGTCAGCGAGTTTGCCGGATGTTTTGCCGAAGCCAATGGAAGGGTTAAACGATTTGGGTCCGCCGCCGTTTTTGAGGAAAACGTTTGAAATGGTGGAGGATCCGAAAACCGACCCGATTGTTTCATGGAGCTCCGGTCGTAATAGCTTCGTCGTTTGGGATTGTCACCGGTTCTCTGAAAATCTACTGCCTAAATATTTCAAGCACAAGAATTTCTCCAGTTTTGTTCGTCAACTCAACACTTAC ggttttaggaagATTGATTCAGACAGATGGGAGTTTGCAAATGAAGGGTTTAAAGGAGGAAGGAagcatttattaaaaaatattaagagaAGAAGTAGATATAATAAGCAGCAACGAGGAGGAGTTATTtgcattgataattcaactaataGTAGAGTTGGATTAGAAGCTGATGTTGAGGTTCTAAAGCAAGATCACACTTCATTACAAATGGAAGTATCGAAACTTAGACAACAACAAGAGGACTCGAATCATCGGCTAAGCATCGTTGAGGAGCGGATTCAATTCGCCGAGTGTAAGCAACGACGGATGTGCAGCTTCTTAGCTAAAATGATCAAATACCCCAACTTCATTCAACAGTTGCTTCACAAACGGAAAGAGCTTGATCATGAAAAGAAGTTTAAAAAAAGGAGGAGATTGCTTGAGACCCAAGCCACAACGAACCCTATAGAAGAACCTATGGACCCAATTCAAGATGAAGAGTTTTTGGTTTCCATGGATGATAGGGTTGTACCAGAGATGTCAACAAATGAAAGAGGTAGATGTGAATGA
- the LOC107932185 gene encoding uncharacterized protein, which yields MPKSNSSNSSSDEDVKAPNMFERAKEEIEAVIHVGKIHPFGKETHGKRDDINENTPLDDVKAPNVFERVKEEFEALVETVHHKKESQTHVDERDHSDKEQAKHDKPENGVKAPNLIERAKEEIGAILHHDKSSNHHHKETHGKSNDIDETTPLNEVKAPNVFERAKEEIEAIVGTIHPKIGSNDSGSELKEGGFRHCLGMGLEKVCHPWGSKRD from the exons ATGcccaaatcaaattcatccaattcCTCCTCAG ATGAGGATGTAAAAGCACCTAATATGTTTGAAAGAGCAAAGGAAGAGATAGAAGCTGTGATTCATGTTGGGAAAATACATCCTTTTGGTAAGGAAACTCATGGGAAGCGAGATGATATTAATGAAAACACCCCATTGGATGATGTGAAAGCACCCAATGTGTTTGAAAGAGTAAAGGAGGAGTTTGAGGCCCTTGTTGAAACAGTCCATCATAAAAAAGAGTCTCAAACTCATGTTGATGAAAG GGACCATTCTGACAAGGAACAAGCAAAACATGACAAACCAG AAAATGGTGTCAAGGCCCCTAATTTGATTGAAAGAGCTAAGGAAGAGATAGGGGCCATCTTGCACCATGACAAATCATCAAACCATCACCACAAAGAAACTCATGGGAAGAGTAATGATATAGATGAAACCACCCCACTAAATGAAGTTAAAGCACCTAATGTGTTTGAAAGGGCTAAAGAAGAAATCGAAGCTATTGTCGGAACAATCCATCCGAAGATAGGATCAAATGATTCTGGttccgaattgaaggaaggaggGTTCAGACATTGCCTTGGAATGGGATTGGAAAAAGTATGCCATCCCTGGGGCAGCAAGAGAGATTAA